Proteins from a single region of Pseudomonas sp. 10S4:
- the pap gene encoding polyphosphate:AMP phosphotransferase produces the protein MFESAEIGHAVDKESYDAEVPALREALLEAQFELQQQKRFPVIILINGIEGAGKGETVKLLNEWMDPRLIEVRTFDQQTDEELARPPAWRYWRMLPAKGRMGIFFGNWYSQMLQGRVHGDFKNAVLDQAINQSERLEKMLCDEGALIFKFWFHLSKQQMKARLKALADDPLHSWRISPLDWQQSQTYDKFVKFGERVLRRTSRDYAPWHVVEGVDPYYRSLMVGQILLEGLQNALKRPKVHPDKVSAAPLPTHIDQMNVLDSLDLTQSLEKDDYEEQLITEQARFSGLMRDKRMRQHALVAVFEGNDAAGKGGAIRRVAAALDPRQYSIIPIAAPTEEERAQPYLWRFWRYLPAKGKFTVFDRSWYGRVLVERIEGFCPPADWLRAYSEINDFEEQISESNVIVVKFWLAIDKQTQLERFQAREEIPFKRFKITEDDWRNRDKWDAYRDAVGDMVDRTSTEISPWTLVEANDKRWARVKVLRTINRALEVAFEKADKKAKKHKH, from the coding sequence ATGTTCGAATCTGCCGAAATCGGTCACGCCGTCGACAAAGAATCCTACGACGCTGAAGTGCCGGCCCTGCGTGAAGCCTTGCTTGAAGCGCAGTTCGAACTGCAGCAGCAAAAGCGTTTTCCGGTGATCATTTTGATCAACGGTATCGAAGGCGCTGGCAAGGGCGAGACGGTCAAGTTGCTCAACGAATGGATGGACCCGCGCCTGATCGAGGTCCGCACCTTCGACCAGCAAACCGACGAAGAACTGGCGCGGCCACCGGCCTGGCGCTACTGGCGGATGCTCCCGGCCAAGGGTCGCATGGGTATTTTCTTTGGCAACTGGTACAGCCAGATGCTGCAAGGGCGAGTCCATGGCGATTTCAAGAACGCGGTGCTGGACCAGGCGATCAACCAGTCCGAACGCCTGGAGAAAATGCTCTGCGATGAAGGCGCGCTGATCTTCAAGTTCTGGTTCCATCTCTCCAAGCAGCAAATGAAGGCGCGCCTCAAGGCGCTCGCCGACGACCCGCTGCACAGTTGGCGCATCAGCCCGCTGGACTGGCAGCAATCGCAAACCTACGACAAATTTGTGAAGTTCGGCGAGCGGGTGTTACGCCGCACCAGTCGCGACTATGCGCCGTGGCATGTGGTTGAAGGTGTAGACCCGTATTACCGCAGTCTGATGGTGGGCCAGATCCTTCTCGAAGGCCTGCAAAATGCGCTGAAGCGGCCCAAGGTCCATCCCGACAAAGTCAGTGCCGCGCCGCTGCCCACCCATATTGATCAGATGAACGTGCTCGACAGCCTGGATTTGACCCAGAGCCTGGAAAAGGACGATTACGAAGAACAACTGATTACCGAACAGGCACGATTCTCTGGCCTGATGCGCGACAAACGCATGCGCCAGCACGCCTTGGTGGCGGTGTTTGAAGGCAATGACGCGGCGGGCAAGGGCGGGGCTATTCGCCGGGTTGCCGCCGCACTCGATCCACGTCAATACAGCATCATCCCGATTGCCGCGCCCACTGAGGAGGAACGGGCGCAACCGTATCTCTGGCGCTTCTGGCGGTACCTCCCGGCCAAGGGTAAGTTCACGGTGTTCGATCGCTCATGGTACGGCCGGGTCCTGGTGGAGCGCATTGAGGGCTTTTGCCCGCCAGCGGACTGGCTGCGGGCTTACAGCGAGATCAACGATTTCGAAGAGCAGATTTCCGAGTCAAACGTCATCGTGGTCAAGTTCTGGCTGGCCATCGACAAGCAGACGCAACTGGAGCGCTTCCAGGCGCGGGAAGAGATTCCCTTCAAACGCTTCAAGATCACCGAGGACGACTGGCGCAACCGTGACAAGTGGGACGCCTACCGCGACGCCGTCGGTGACATGGTCGATCGCACCAGCACCGAGATCTCGCCCTGGACCCTGGTGGAAGCCAATGACAAGCGCTGGGCCCGGGTCAAAGTGTTGCGCACGATCAACCGGGCGCTGGAAGTGGCGTTCGAAAAGGCCGACAAGAAGGCCAAGAAGCACAAGCACTAA
- the mnmC gene encoding bifunctional tRNA (5-methylaminomethyl-2-thiouridine)(34)-methyltransferase MnmD/FAD-dependent 5-carboxymethylaminomethyl-2-thiouridine(34) oxidoreductase MnmC yields the protein MKPVMPNAQLDWDDQGRPYSRVFDDVYFSDLSGLEETRYVFIEQNRLKERFAALPADGRLVIGETGFGTGLNFLCAWQLFEEQAVAGARLHFVSVEKYPLTAPDLKRALALWPELKPFADQLLAQYVAIHQGFQRLILDNGRVTLTLLIGDALEQLPQLDAQIDAWFLDGFAPAKNPDMWTAELFAELARLAAPDSTISTFTSTGWVRRLLNAAGFKMKRTPGIGHKWEILRGAFIGWPAEVATPTPAKPWFARPPRPEGERRALVIGAGLAGCASAASLAARGWQVSLLERHADIAQEASGNPQGVLYLKLSAHGTALSQLIVSGFGHTRRVLEHLHRGVDWDGCGVLQLAFNAKEAERQAQLAAAFPADLLHLLDQPQAQAQAGIALAHGGLFYPEGGWVHPPALCQWQATQPNVQLLTHRDVLELRKVDDQWQAWDGDTLLASAPVVVLAGAAEIKRFAQSADLPLKRIRGQITRLAQTTESQSLATVVCAEGYVAPARLGEHTLGASFDFNSDDLTPTTAEHLGNLQLLEEISSDLVSRLHAEQLDPEQLQGRAAFRCTSPDYLPIVGPLADGQAFNQAYAALGKDARQVPNVQCPWLDGLYVNSGHGSRGLITAPLSGELLAAWLDNEPLPLPRSVAEACHPNRFALRRLIRGA from the coding sequence ATGAAACCTGTAATGCCTAACGCCCAGCTCGACTGGGACGATCAGGGTCGCCCGTATTCGCGGGTGTTCGATGATGTGTATTTCTCCGACCTGTCAGGGCTTGAGGAAACCCGCTACGTGTTCATCGAGCAAAACCGCCTGAAGGAACGTTTTGCCGCGTTGCCTGCGGACGGTCGACTGGTGATTGGCGAGACCGGTTTCGGCACCGGGCTGAACTTCCTGTGTGCCTGGCAACTGTTTGAAGAGCAGGCCGTGGCCGGTGCACGACTGCATTTTGTCAGCGTGGAAAAGTACCCGTTGACCGCCCCTGACCTGAAGCGGGCGCTGGCGTTGTGGCCAGAACTGAAACCGTTCGCCGATCAACTGCTGGCCCAGTACGTGGCGATCCATCAGGGCTTTCAACGCCTGATTCTGGATAACGGCCGCGTGACCCTGACGCTGCTGATTGGCGATGCGCTGGAACAATTGCCGCAGCTGGATGCGCAGATCGATGCGTGGTTTCTCGACGGTTTCGCCCCGGCGAAAAACCCCGACATGTGGACCGCCGAACTGTTTGCCGAACTGGCGCGCCTGGCCGCACCCGACTCGACCATCAGTACCTTCACCAGCACGGGCTGGGTGCGTCGATTACTCAATGCGGCAGGCTTCAAGATGAAGCGCACGCCGGGCATCGGGCACAAATGGGAAATCCTTCGGGGTGCCTTTATCGGCTGGCCGGCCGAGGTGGCGACACCGACACCGGCCAAGCCGTGGTTCGCTCGCCCGCCTCGACCTGAAGGCGAACGCCGCGCCTTGGTGATCGGCGCCGGCCTCGCCGGTTGTGCCAGCGCTGCGAGCCTGGCAGCACGGGGCTGGCAGGTGAGTTTGCTGGAACGTCACGCCGACATCGCCCAGGAAGCCTCGGGCAATCCGCAAGGCGTGCTGTACCTCAAACTCTCGGCCCACGGCACCGCATTGTCGCAACTGATTGTCAGCGGTTTCGGGCATACCCGGCGCGTGCTCGAACACCTGCATCGCGGCGTCGACTGGGACGGTTGCGGCGTGTTGCAACTGGCGTTTAATGCCAAGGAAGCCGAGCGTCAGGCGCAATTGGCGGCGGCGTTTCCTGCTGACCTGCTGCATTTGCTGGACCAGCCACAGGCCCAGGCTCAAGCCGGCATCGCGTTGGCCCACGGCGGATTGTTCTATCCCGAAGGCGGCTGGGTTCATCCTCCGGCGCTGTGCCAGTGGCAAGCCACGCAACCCAATGTTCAACTGCTGACTCATCGCGATGTGTTGGAGCTACGCAAGGTGGATGACCAATGGCAAGCCTGGGACGGCGACACCTTGCTCGCCAGTGCCCCGGTCGTGGTGCTGGCCGGTGCCGCCGAGATCAAACGTTTTGCGCAAAGTGCCGACTTGCCGCTCAAACGCATTCGCGGGCAAATCACCCGATTGGCGCAAACCACCGAGAGCCAGAGCCTGGCTACGGTGGTCTGCGCCGAAGGTTACGTGGCACCAGCACGCCTGGGCGAACACACCCTGGGCGCCAGCTTCGATTTCAACAGCGACGACCTGACGCCGACCACTGCCGAGCACTTGGGCAATCTGCAGCTACTGGAAGAAATATCCAGCGATCTGGTCAGCCGCCTGCACGCCGAGCAACTCGACCCGGAGCAACTTCAGGGCCGCGCCGCATTCCGTTGCACCAGCCCCGATTACCTGCCCATCGTCGGGCCTCTGGCCGACGGCCAAGCGTTCAACCAGGCCTATGCCGCCCTCGGCAAGGACGCCCGTCAAGTGCCGAATGTCCAGTGCCCATGGCTCGACGGTTTATACGTCAACAGCGGTCATGGTTCACGAGGCTTGATCACCGCCCCGCTGTCCGGTGAGTTGCTGGCGGCATGGCTGGATAACGAACCGTTGCCGTTGCCGCGCAGCGTGGCTGAAGCCTGCCACCCCAACCGCTTTGCCTTGCGCCGGTTGATCCGCGGGGCCTGA
- a CDS encoding YheU family protein has product MLIPYDQLEVDTLTRLIEDFVTRDGTDNGDDTPLETRVLRVRQALTKGQALIVFDPESEQCQLMLKHDVPKHLFD; this is encoded by the coding sequence ATGCTGATCCCCTATGACCAACTTGAAGTCGACACCCTGACCCGCCTGATCGAGGATTTCGTGACCCGCGACGGCACGGACAACGGTGATGACACACCGCTGGAAACCCGGGTGCTGCGAGTTCGCCAGGCACTGACCAAGGGCCAGGCGCTGATCGTTTTCGACCCGGAAAGCGAGCAGTGCCAGTTGATGCTCAAGCACGATGTGCCCAAGCACCTGTTCGACTGA
- the csrA gene encoding carbon storage regulator CsrA: MLVLSRVVGELISIGDNISVRILAVNGGSVRFGVEAPQNVNVHRAEVYERIQTKLAKSKGR, from the coding sequence ATGCTTGTACTCAGTCGAGTTGTAGGCGAGTTGATTTCCATTGGTGACAACATTTCCGTGCGCATTCTGGCCGTCAATGGCGGCAGCGTACGCTTCGGCGTCGAAGCGCCGCAAAACGTCAACGTGCATCGGGCCGAGGTCTACGAACGCATCCAGACCAAACTGGCGAAAAGCAAAGGTCGTTAA
- a CDS encoding YnfA family protein — translation MLNYLWFFLAALFEIAGCFAFWMWLRQGKSALWVVPALLSLTLFALLLTRVEATYAGRAYAAYGGIYIIASIGWLAVVERVRPLGSDWIGVALCVIGASVILFGPRFSAS, via the coding sequence ATGCTCAATTACTTGTGGTTTTTCCTCGCCGCGCTGTTCGAAATCGCCGGTTGCTTCGCGTTCTGGATGTGGCTGCGCCAGGGCAAGAGTGCCTTGTGGGTTGTCCCGGCATTGCTGAGCCTGACCTTGTTCGCCCTGCTGCTGACTCGCGTCGAAGCAACCTACGCCGGCCGCGCCTATGCCGCCTACGGTGGCATCTACATCATTGCGTCCATTGGCTGGCTGGCGGTGGTCGAGCGAGTGCGTCCGCTGGGCTCGGACTGGATCGGCGTGGCGCTGTGCGTGATCGGTGCGAGTGTCATTCTGTTCGGCCCGCGCTTCTCCGCATCCTGA
- a CDS encoding SDR family oxidoreductase has translation MQNRMMITGAGSGLGREIALRWAREGWQLALSDVSEPGLQETLKLVREAGGDGFTQRCDVRDYSQLTAFAQACEEKLGGIDIIVNNAGVASGGFFSELSLEDWDWQIAINLMGVVKGCKAFLPLLEISKGKIINIASMAALMQGPAMSNYNVAKAGVVALSESLLIELAQQEVGVHVVCPSFFQTNLLDSFRGPTPAMKAQVGKLLESSPITATDIADYIYTQVAAGEFMILPHEQGRMAWAIKQKNPQLLYNEMTVMADKMRAKAKQTAS, from the coding sequence ATGCAAAATCGCATGATGATCACTGGCGCGGGCTCTGGCCTGGGTCGCGAAATCGCGCTGCGCTGGGCCCGCGAAGGCTGGCAACTGGCCTTGTCGGATGTCAGCGAACCCGGCCTGCAAGAAACCCTGAAGCTGGTTCGCGAAGCGGGCGGCGACGGTTTTACCCAGCGTTGCGATGTGCGCGATTACAGCCAACTGACCGCGTTCGCCCAGGCTTGCGAAGAGAAACTGGGTGGCATCGACATCATCGTCAACAACGCCGGCGTGGCCTCGGGCGGGTTCTTCAGCGAATTGTCCCTGGAAGACTGGGACTGGCAGATCGCAATCAACCTGATGGGCGTGGTCAAGGGGTGCAAGGCCTTCCTGCCACTGCTGGAAATAAGCAAAGGCAAGATCATCAACATCGCGTCGATGGCAGCCCTGATGCAAGGCCCGGCCATGAGCAACTACAACGTGGCCAAGGCCGGAGTGGTGGCATTGTCCGAGAGCTTGCTGATCGAACTGGCGCAGCAGGAAGTCGGCGTGCATGTGGTTTGCCCGTCGTTCTTCCAGACCAACCTGCTGGATTCTTTCCGCGGCCCGACGCCGGCCATGAAAGCCCAGGTCGGCAAGTTGCTGGAAAGTTCGCCGATCACTGCCACTGACATTGCCGACTACATCTACACCCAGGTGGCCGCCGGCGAGTTCATGATCCTGCCCCACGAGCAGGGCCGCATGGCCTGGGCGATCAAGCAGAAGAACCCGCAACTGCTCTACAACGAAATGACCGTCATGGCCGACAAAATGCGCGCCAAGGCCAAACAAACCGCCAGCTGA
- a CDS encoding DUF3309 family protein — MVMGTILIVILILLVIGGLPVFPHSRSWGYGPSGILGVVLVVLLILLLLGKI; from the coding sequence ATCGTCATGGGCACAATTCTTATCGTAATTCTGATCCTCTTGGTGATCGGTGGTTTGCCAGTCTTCCCGCACTCCAGAAGTTGGGGGTACGGCCCGTCAGGCATCCTCGGCGTGGTGTTGGTGGTGCTGTTGATTCTGCTCTTGCTTGGCAAGATATAA
- a CDS encoding LTA synthase family protein — MANPDALNQQRASSRLLQPTVKSHLAYTLLCALVMMVMFSLLRVALLVYNRSMILDTPAATFLEAFANGLRFDLRIVVYLIIPLLLALFSARAMAARGLFRFWLTVTSSIALFLGLMEMDFYREFHQRLNGLVFQYVKEDPKTVMSMLWYGFPVVRYLLAWAVGTVILTLAFKGADRATRPRGPFSGGSIGTRQVAPWYARIAVFVVCLVICVVAARGTLRQGPPLRWGDVYTTDSNFANQLGLNGTLQLIAAAKSRMSDERSNIWKATLDQPLAQQTVRDMLLTPSDKLVDPDIAAVRRNYTPDTTKTLPIKNVVVILMESFAGHSVGALGRPGNITPAFDKLSKEGLLFDRFFSNGTHTHQGMFATMACFPNLPGFEYLMQTPEGSHKLSGLPQLLSARDYDDVYVYNGDFAWDNQSGFFSNQGMTNFIGRNDFVNPVFSDPTWGVSDQDMFNRGLEELKARDGKDKKPFYALLQTLSNHTPYALPTPLPVERVTDRGSLNEHLTAMRYSDWALGQFFEKARKEPYFKETLFVVVGDHGFGDEQQITEMDLGRFNVPMLMIAPGIQEKFGQRDHTVGTQIDIVPTIMGRVGGDVVHQCWGRDLLNLPEGDKGFGVIKPSGSDQTVALLTADRVLVLPKEMPPKLYHYELGADPKGEVIPESSDEAALKLKLEAFLQTATKSLLDNTAGVVNGKPD; from the coding sequence ATGGCAAACCCGGACGCCCTGAATCAGCAGCGAGCTTCTAGTCGCTTGCTGCAACCGACCGTCAAATCGCATCTGGCCTACACGCTACTGTGCGCCCTGGTCATGATGGTCATGTTCAGCCTGCTGCGCGTCGCGCTGCTGGTTTACAACCGCTCGATGATCCTCGATACGCCAGCCGCGACCTTCCTTGAGGCTTTTGCCAACGGTCTGCGTTTCGACCTGCGCATCGTGGTCTATCTCATTATTCCATTGCTGTTGGCGCTGTTCAGTGCCCGGGCCATGGCGGCTCGCGGGCTCTTCCGTTTCTGGCTGACCGTGACCTCCAGCATCGCGCTGTTCCTCGGCCTGATGGAAATGGACTTCTACCGCGAGTTCCACCAGCGCCTCAACGGCCTGGTCTTCCAGTATGTGAAAGAAGACCCGAAAACCGTGATGAGCATGCTCTGGTACGGTTTTCCGGTGGTTCGCTACCTGCTGGCCTGGGCCGTGGGTACCGTGATCCTGACCCTGGCGTTCAAGGGCGCCGACCGCGCGACCCGTCCTCGTGGTCCGTTCAGCGGTGGCAGCATCGGCACGCGCCAGGTTGCGCCGTGGTATGCGCGCATCGCGGTGTTCGTGGTTTGCCTTGTGATCTGCGTGGTCGCCGCCCGTGGCACCCTGCGCCAAGGCCCGCCGCTGCGCTGGGGGGACGTTTACACCACCGATTCCAACTTCGCCAACCAGTTGGGCCTTAACGGCACCTTGCAACTGATTGCTGCTGCCAAGAGCCGGATGTCGGACGAGCGCAGCAATATCTGGAAAGCCACGCTGGATCAGCCATTGGCCCAGCAGACCGTGCGTGACATGTTGCTGACCCCGAGCGATAAACTGGTCGATCCCGACATCGCCGCGGTACGCCGTAACTACACGCCGGACACCACCAAGACCCTGCCGATCAAGAACGTCGTCGTGATCCTGATGGAAAGCTTCGCCGGTCACTCGGTGGGCGCGCTGGGTCGTCCGGGCAACATCACGCCAGCCTTCGACAAACTGTCCAAGGAAGGCCTGCTGTTCGACCGCTTCTTCTCCAACGGCACCCATACCCACCAGGGTATGTTCGCCACCATGGCCTGCTTCCCGAACCTGCCGGGTTTCGAATACCTGATGCAAACCCCGGAAGGCAGCCACAAGTTGTCCGGCCTGCCGCAATTGCTCAGCGCCCGTGACTACGACGACGTGTACGTCTACAACGGTGACTTTGCCTGGGACAATCAGTCGGGCTTCTTCAGCAACCAGGGCATGACCAACTTCATCGGACGCAACGACTTCGTTAACCCGGTGTTCTCCGACCCGACGTGGGGCGTGTCCGACCAGGACATGTTCAACCGCGGCCTGGAAGAACTGAAGGCACGTGATGGCAAGGACAAAAAACCGTTCTATGCCTTGCTGCAAACCCTGTCCAACCACACGCCGTACGCCTTGCCGACGCCATTGCCGGTAGAGCGTGTGACCGATCGTGGCAGCCTGAACGAACACTTGACCGCCATGCGCTACTCCGACTGGGCGCTGGGTCAGTTCTTCGAGAAGGCGCGTAAAGAGCCTTACTTCAAAGAAACCCTGTTCGTGGTTGTCGGCGACCATGGTTTCGGCGACGAGCAACAGATCACCGAAATGGACCTGGGCCGCTTCAACGTGCCGATGCTGATGATCGCACCTGGCATCCAGGAAAAATTCGGTCAGCGTGACCACACCGTGGGCACCCAGATCGACATCGTGCCGACCATCATGGGCCGTGTCGGTGGTGATGTGGTTCATCAATGCTGGGGTCGTGACCTGCTGAACCTGCCGGAAGGCGACAAGGGTTTCGGCGTGATCAAGCCTTCGGGCAGTGATCAGACCGTGGCATTGCTGACCGCAGACCGCGTGCTGGTATTGCCTAAAGAGATGCCGCCAAAGCTTTATCACTACGAATTGGGCGCTGACCCGAAAGGCGAAGTGATTCCAGAGTCGAGTGATGAGGCGGCCCTCAAGCTGAAACTCGAGGCGTTCCTGCAAACCGCGACCAAGAGCCTGCTGGATAATACGGCCGGTGTGGTGAACGGCAAGCCGGACTAA
- a CDS encoding START domain-containing protein, whose protein sequence is MGSLHRIAVLCGLTVLLATSAAQADDWKVAKNEDGIKVSLSEVAGSDYKAYQGVTLMKTTIAKLRALQEDVAGACTWIHECKAQKLLKHEGDQSWTYTQFNTPWPVTARDSVLHVTTIEGADGSLTRKLEGVPKYIPEEKGFVRVTKVDGFWKFVPKGDQVEVTYQVHTEPGGSVPSMIANKFVVDAPFNTLKALKERAEK, encoded by the coding sequence ATGGGTTCGCTGCATCGTATTGCTGTGCTGTGTGGTTTGACGGTTCTGCTGGCCACCTCGGCTGCTCAGGCCGACGATTGGAAAGTCGCCAAAAACGAAGACGGCATCAAGGTTTCCCTGAGTGAAGTGGCCGGTTCCGATTACAAGGCCTATCAGGGCGTCACCCTGATGAAGACCACCATCGCCAAACTGCGTGCGCTCCAGGAAGACGTGGCGGGAGCCTGCACCTGGATTCACGAATGCAAAGCCCAGAAGTTGCTGAAGCACGAAGGCGACCAGAGCTGGACCTACACCCAGTTCAACACTCCATGGCCAGTGACCGCGCGTGATTCGGTGTTGCACGTCACCACCATCGAAGGTGCCGATGGCAGCCTGACCCGCAAACTCGAAGGCGTGCCGAAGTACATTCCTGAGGAAAAAGGCTTTGTACGGGTCACCAAGGTCGACGGCTTCTGGAAGTTCGTGCCCAAGGGTGATCAGGTCGAAGTGACCTATCAGGTGCACACCGAGCCAGGTGGCAGTGTGCCGTCGATGATCGCTAACAAGTTCGTGGTCGATGCCCCGTTTAATACCTTGAAAGCCCTGAAAGAACGCGCCGAGAAGTAA
- a CDS encoding YkgJ family cysteine cluster protein, whose translation MKCREGCGACCIAPSISSAIPGMPNGKAAGERCIQLSVENLCNIFGQAERPAVCSAFEADVEVCGNSSEEAIRLIGWWEQMTAA comes from the coding sequence ATGAAATGCCGTGAAGGCTGTGGCGCTTGTTGTATTGCCCCTTCCATCAGTTCAGCGATTCCCGGCATGCCCAATGGCAAAGCCGCCGGAGAACGTTGCATACAACTGTCTGTCGAAAACTTGTGCAATATTTTCGGCCAGGCAGAGCGCCCGGCAGTCTGTTCGGCCTTTGAAGCCGATGTCGAGGTCTGCGGAAACAGCAGTGAAGAAGCCATCCGGTTGATTGGCTGGTGGGAGCAAATGACGGCCGCGTGA
- a CDS encoding translation initiation factor 2, with translation MKPIFTAVGLSICLLMTVLPEGVMAAAQENPATNTTQTTTKKPVAAKKAAPVQKKATPIKKRPPIASKSKPASEVVKTQLPPVSLDLSLPQHMVEQLKPSGTVALPKHDGVLPQMFGDKTSQFQLNGRLISNEMQLQLRNEERRDVEGAALEFEFKQ, from the coding sequence ATGAAACCGATTTTTACTGCCGTCGGGCTGTCGATTTGCCTGTTGATGACTGTGTTACCGGAAGGTGTCATGGCGGCTGCTCAGGAAAACCCGGCCACCAACACCACCCAGACAACGACGAAGAAGCCGGTTGCGGCCAAAAAAGCGGCTCCGGTCCAAAAGAAAGCCACGCCGATAAAGAAACGTCCGCCGATTGCTTCCAAGTCCAAGCCGGCCAGCGAAGTGGTGAAAACCCAACTGCCTCCCGTCAGTCTCGACTTGAGCTTGCCTCAGCACATGGTTGAACAGCTCAAACCCTCCGGTACCGTGGCATTGCCCAAACACGACGGGGTACTGCCGCAAATGTTCGGCGACAAGACCAGTCAGTTCCAACTCAATGGTCGTCTGATCAGCAACGAAATGCAGCTGCAACTGCGTAACGAAGAGCGGCGTGACGTTGAAGGTGCGGCGCTGGAGTTCGAGTTCAAGCAGTAA
- a CDS encoding PLP-dependent aminotransferase family protein, translating into MTNLLLYQRIAQQLAEDIRRGVYQPGERVPSVRKMSSQLNVSHATVLQAYANLEDQGLIRARPQSGYYVHQTPALTAPTPDIARVERPGLVTRSSIIQQVLVESRREGVFPLGAAVPSVDYLPVRALHQQLAKVTRFHSPRAFSYMFSPGFEPLRRQVAIRMRDAGVVVDPSEVVITHGCVDALQMSLRVLTRPGDLIAAESPTYYGLLQLADLLGLKVIEIPSDPATGMSLEALQLAANQWSIKALVLTTRLSNPLGGTMPEERQKQLLRLASDFDIQIVEDDIYGELMFEQGRTKALKAYDRLDRVIYCSSFSKTLSPGVRIGWMIAGKYQQEIQRLQTFSTHSACSVTQMGIAAYLENGGYDRHLRYIRQEYRKNLSAFQLAVQQYFPEGTQMSRPTGGFILWVSLPGRVNTQELHVRALQQGISIAPGLIFSNTEQFNHCIRLNCGTPWNREAERALMTLGMLATQLCQETASGF; encoded by the coding sequence ATGACCAATCTTTTGCTCTACCAACGTATTGCTCAGCAACTGGCCGAGGACATCCGCCGTGGTGTCTACCAACCGGGGGAGCGCGTGCCTTCGGTGCGTAAGATGAGCTCGCAGCTCAATGTCAGCCATGCAACGGTATTGCAGGCTTACGCCAACCTCGAAGACCAGGGCCTGATCCGCGCCCGGCCGCAGTCCGGTTATTACGTGCACCAGACCCCGGCCCTGACCGCGCCGACACCCGACATTGCCAGGGTCGAACGGCCTGGGCTGGTTACCCGCAGCAGCATCATTCAGCAAGTACTGGTTGAATCCCGTCGCGAGGGCGTCTTCCCTCTGGGCGCTGCCGTGCCGAGCGTCGACTATTTGCCGGTGCGGGCGCTGCATCAGCAGTTGGCCAAGGTCACCCGATTTCATAGTCCGCGGGCGTTCAGCTACATGTTCAGCCCAGGTTTCGAACCGTTGCGCCGTCAGGTCGCGATCCGCATGCGCGATGCTGGCGTGGTGGTCGATCCGTCTGAAGTGGTGATCACCCACGGTTGCGTCGATGCCTTGCAGATGTCGCTTCGGGTCCTGACCCGGCCGGGCGACCTGATCGCCGCCGAGTCACCGACCTATTACGGACTGCTGCAACTGGCCGACTTGCTCGGTCTAAAAGTCATCGAAATTCCCAGCGATCCCGCCACCGGCATGAGCCTGGAAGCCTTGCAACTGGCCGCGAACCAGTGGTCGATCAAGGCCTTGGTGCTGACCACCCGCCTGAGCAATCCGCTGGGCGGCACCATGCCTGAAGAGCGCCAGAAGCAATTGCTGCGCCTGGCCTCGGATTTCGACATCCAGATCGTCGAAGACGATATCTATGGCGAATTGATGTTCGAGCAGGGCCGTACCAAAGCGCTCAAGGCTTACGACCGTTTGGATCGGGTGATCTATTGCTCAAGCTTCTCCAAAACCCTGTCGCCGGGGGTGCGGATCGGCTGGATGATTGCCGGCAAGTACCAGCAGGAGATCCAGCGTTTGCAAACGTTCAGCACCCATTCGGCGTGCAGCGTCACGCAGATGGGCATCGCGGCGTACCTGGAAAACGGTGGCTACGACCGGCATTTGCGCTATATCCGTCAGGAGTATCGCAAAAACCTCAGCGCTTTCCAGTTGGCGGTACAGCAGTATTTCCCTGAGGGTACGCAGATGAGTCGGCCAACGGGTGGCTTTATTCTGTGGGTCAGTCTGCCGGGACGGGTCAACACTCAGGAGTTGCATGTGCGCGCACTGCAGCAGGGCATCAGTATTGCGCCGGGGCTGATTTTCAGTAATACGGAGCAGTTCAATCACTGCATTCGCCTGAACTGTGGCACACCCTGGAACCGCGAGGCCGAGCGGGCATTGATGACGCTTGGCATGCTGGCGACCCAACTCTGCCAGGAGACGGCCAGCGGTTTTTGA